The nucleotide window TAAAAGCGGTAGCGTAGGTAAACGATATCTTCGTGCCGATTCCATGGGCGTGGCGTTCTGTGTGACGTATGACTTTGATACGCTTGAACAAGACCAGAAAGTCACTGTTCGAGATAGAGATACTGGCATGCAAAAACGAGTTGCAATAACACAACTAAACCAGACGCTTAAGCAATTATTAGCAGGAGAAATTGCGCTTGCAGAGCTAAAATAAACAACAGTAAATACTATTCTTAAAAACATATTAACACCCATTAACAATATTTATTAGGTATAGAAAATGTTAAAGAACGTTAACACGTAAATTATGTACACAACCTTTTTAAACGTCTTCTTTATACTTTCCCTTATGCTAGACAAAGAATCACGCGCAAAGCTTGAAAAGCAACAATATCGTATTGTAGGCAGTCATAGTGCTGTTAAAGTCTGTGGCTGGACTAAGAACATGATTACAGGCAAAGGTGGTTGTTATAAGCTTAAATTCTACGGCATTATGAGTCATCAATGCCTGCAAATGACAACCTCTATTAGTTGTGCGAATCGTTGCGTATTTTGCTGGCGCGATTATAAAGCGCCAGTGTCTAAGGACTGGATATGGGATATTGACGAGCCCGAATTTATTTTAGAAGGCAGTCTACATGCTCAAAAAAAGCTCTTGGAAGGATATAACGGCAACGAGAAAGCAATTAAGAAAGCATTTGAGCAAAGTAATGATCCAAAACACGTTGCGCTTTCGTTAACTGGTGAACCGATTATGTATCCAAAGCTTAACGAGCTGTTAGATTTGTTTAACGAGCGAGGCATCTCAACGTTTTTAGTAACTAACGCACAACACGCAACCGAGCTTGCACAATTGCATCCAGTAACGCAATTGTATTTGTCTGTTGATGCACCAAATAAGGAGCTTCTTAAAGAAATTGATAAACCATTATATCCTGATTTTTGGGAGCGCTTCAATCAAAGTTTAGAAGAAACTGCAAAGAAAAAAGCAAGAACAGCTATTCGTATTACAGTCATGAGTGGTTTAAATGATAGTGACCCAAAAGGTTACGCAAAACTCATTAAGCAGGCTGATATTGATTTTGTTGAAGTGAAAGCATACATGCATATTGGCGAGAGTCGTAATCGTATGAAGCGAGACCACATGCCCGTTCATAATGAAATCGTAGCGTTTGCTAGGACGCTTGCACCTTTCCTAGAAGACTATGAACTCATGATGGAGCATAAACCTTCTCGCGTCGTGCTTTTTACTCACAAGCGGTTCAAAAAAGATGATGGATGGCATACCTGGATTGATTTTGAAAAAAATAAAGAAGTAATGCTGAATAATACTGGCGATATTAACGCTCTTGACTATTGCAGAAAAACACCTGAGCAGTTCATTGGTTTGGTTGATGAAGACAATAAAATGGTTGATGGTCGTAGTATTTATTTGCGAAAGAATGATGAGGAAACTGGTTTCTTAAGTGTGTGT belongs to Candidatus Woesearchaeota archaeon and includes:
- the twy1 gene encoding 4-demethylwyosine synthase TYW1, with product MLDKESRAKLEKQQYRIVGSHSAVKVCGWTKNMITGKGGCYKLKFYGIMSHQCLQMTTSISCANRCVFCWRDYKAPVSKDWIWDIDEPEFILEGSLHAQKKLLEGYNGNEKAIKKAFEQSNDPKHVALSLTGEPIMYPKLNELLDLFNERGISTFLVTNAQHATELAQLHPVTQLYLSVDAPNKELLKEIDKPLYPDFWERFNQSLEETAKKKARTAIRITVMSGLNDSDPKGYAKLIKQADIDFVEVKAYMHIGESRNRMKRDHMPVHNEIVAFARTLAPFLEDYELMMEHKPSRVVLFTHKRFKKDDGWHTWIDFEKNKEVMLNNTGDINALDYCRKTPEQFIGLVDEDNKMVDGRSIYLRKNDEETGFLSVCETGEETELDE